From Micromonospora carbonacea:
ATGAGGACGAGTCCGACGACGATCAACACGGGTCGCTCAGGGCTCCCGGGGTCGTCGGAACGGGAAGATGCCGGGCACGACCCGGCTGGCTACTGCTGCCCTCCTGGGCAGAAGAGTCGATCATGCCGCCATTTTATCGGCCTCACCTGAGCGCCCGCTGAAGGTGTAAGGAAGGGCCCCTTGTTAACGCATACGGTAGAGAAGGGCTCCCTTCTCACCCGCTGGGTGGAACGAGCCCCCTGTTAACAGGGGGCCCTTCCTTACCCCTCGTCGGCGAGTTCGTCGGTGTCGAGGAGAGAGCGGTCGACCCGGCCCGAGCGGTACGCGGCGCGGCCGACCATCTGGGCCGCCACCGGGGCGGTGGCCAGTTGGAAGACCGCCACCAGCACGATCATGCCGATGTCGTCCGGGGTACGCAGGCGCAGCGCCACCCCGGCGAGCAGCAGCAGCACGCCGAGCACCTGCGGCTTGGTGGCCGCGTGCATCCGGTCGAGCACGTCCGGGAAGCGCAGCACGCCGATCCCGGCGGCGAGGCTGAGCAGTGCCCCGGCGACCAGGCAGCCCGCGCCCAGCCAGTCGGCCACGACACCGGCGCTCGGCCAGTCGGGCGCGGCCCACCCGCCGGGCGGAGCGTCGAGAGCCGCCCTCAGCGGGGCGGCGAGGACGTGGGCCGCGGTCACGGCTCCTCCCGGACGGCGAAGCGGACCAGGGCCACCGCGCCGACGAAGCCGAGCAGGGAGAGCACCACCAGCACGGGCAGGGTGGTGGCGTGCCGGTTGACCGCCGCCTCCGCGCCGACCGCGCCGGCCATCGTGTTGAGCAGGACGTCGGCGGCGATCACGCGGTCGAGCAGGGACGGGCCGCGGTACATCCGGGCCAGCGCCAGCAGCGCGGTGACCGACAGGAGCACGGTGAGCACGGTGGCGAGAGCGACCTTCACTGGTCGGCCCCCCTCTCGGTGGGACGAACGGGACCGCTGGGACGAACGGGACCGCTGGGCGGAACAGGACCGCTGGGCGGAACAGGACCGGTGGGCGGAACAGGACCGCTGGGCGGAACGGAACCGGTGGGACCGGAGCGGGAGGCCGGGCCGGGAGGGGCGGCGGGGGCGGTGAGCAGGCGGAGTTCGGCGGCCGAGCCGATCGCGCGGACGATCCGGCCCTCGGTGGCGAGGATCCGGTCGCGGCTGTCGGCCAGGTCCTGCGGCCCGCGTACGTCGAGCACGTGCACGTAGAGCAGGCCCCGCCCCCGGTCCACCTCGACGATCAGGGTGCCGGGCACCAGTGAGATCGCCTCCGCCGTCAGCGCCAGGTTCAGGTCGGTGCGCACGCGCAGCCGTACCGCGATGATCGCGCCGCGGGGCCGGTAACCCGGCCGCACCGCGATCCAGGCCACGTGGATGCTGGCGCTGACCAGCTCGGTGACGAACCGGACGGCCAGGTCCAGCAGCGTCCGTGGGCGCAGCCGGCCGCCGAAGGTGACCGGCGGCAACGGGAAGAACAGCAGCACCGCCCCGCCGACGAGCAGTCCACCGAGCAGGTTGCCCCAGGAGAACCGCCCCCAGAGCAGGCACCAGATCAGCGCCATCCAGGCCAGCGTCAGCAGCCGGTCCCGCCAGCGGCCGATCCGGGCGCGCGCCCGGGTCACCGGGGCGTCGGGGTCGACGACCGGCCCCCGACGCCGGCCCCCACCGGCCCGCCCGGTCACCGCACACCCCGACCAGGCCCGCCGGAACCACCGGCCCGCCCGGTCACCGCACACCCCGACCAGGCCCGCCGGGACCACCGGCCCGCCCGGTCACGGCGCGCCGCCGGGGAGGACGGCGCGCACGTACGGGGTGCGGGCGCGCAGGTCGGTCGCCGCGTCGGTGGTCACCCCGAACAGCGGGCCGGCGGCCACGGTGAGCACCAGGCCCAGCGCGACCAGCGCCGTGGTGGCGCCGACCATCAGGGCGGGCAGTCGGGTCGGCGGGTCGGCGGCGGCCAGCCGGGGGGCCCGCCAGAACGCGATGTTCCACACCCGGGACGCGACGTAGAGGGTGAGCAGGCTGGTGACGGTGCCGGCGGCGACCAGCGCCCAGGGCAGCACGCCGCCTTCGCCGACGCCCGCCTGGAGCAGGCCCAGCTTGCCGAGGAAGCCGGACAGCGGCGGGATCCCGGCCAGGTTCATCGCCGGCACGAAGAAGAGCACCCCGAGCAGCGGGGCGACCCGGGCCAGGCCGCCGAGCCGGCGCAGGTCGGTGCTGCCGGCGCGCGCCTCGACCAGCCCGGCGACCAGGAACAGGGTGGTCTGGATGGTGATGTGGTGCACCACGTAGAAGATCGCCCCGGACAGGCCGGCGACGCTGCTCAGCGCCACCCCGAAGATCATGTAGCCGATGTGGCTGACCAGGGTGAACGAGAAGAGCCGCTTCATGTCCGACTGGGCGACCGCGCCGAGGATGCCGACCACCATGGTCAGCCCGGCCACGACCATCAGCAGCCCGGCGACCTGGCCGCCGGGGAACAGCAGGGTCTCGGTGCGGATGACCGCGTACACGCCGACCTTGGTGAGCAGGCCCGCGAAGACGGCGGTGACGGGGGCGGGCGCGGTCGGGTAGCTGTCCGGCAGCCAGGCCGACAGCGGGAACACGGCCGCCTTGATCCCGAAGGCGAGCAGCAGGCTGAGTTGCAGGGCGAGGCGTACGTCGGCGGGCAGCGCGTCGAGCCGCCCGGCGAGCTGGGCCATGTTGAGGGTGCCGGTGGCGGCGTAGACGAGCCCCACCCCGGCCAGGAAGATCATCGAGGACAGGATGCTGACCACCACGTACGTCGACCCGGTCCGGATCCGGCCCTCGGTGCCGCCGAGCGTGATCAGCACGAAGCTCGCCGCCAGCAGGATCTCGAAGCCGACGAAGAGGTTGAACAGGTCGCCGGCGAGGAAGGCGTTGGTGACGCCGGCGGTGAGCACCAGGTAGGTGGGGTGGTAGATGGTGACGGGGGCCGACTCGCCGATGTCCCCCCGGCCCTGCCCGATCGAGTAGAGCAGCACGCACAGCGTCACGGCGGAGGAGACCACCAGCATCAGCGCGGCGAGCTGGTCGGCGACCAGCACGATCCCCACCGGCGGGGGCCAGCCGCCGATGCTCACCACGACCGGCCCGTGCCGGTACGCCTCGACGAGCAGCACCACGGCGACCGCGAGGGTGGTGGCCAGCACCACCACGCTGACGGCGCGCTGGAGCCGGGGGCGGTTGGCCAGCAGCAGGGTGAGGGCGGCGCCCAGCAGCGGCACCACCACCGGCAGCGGCACGAGCGGCCCGTACCCCGTCACGGCGTCTCCCCCCGGTGCTGCCGGCGCAGGTGCGGCTCCGGGTCGACCTGTTCCGGGTCGCCGTCGGCGCCCTCGCCGCCGAGGTCACGCGCGGGCAGCTCGTTGCGGGCGGCCAGCTCGGCGACCTGGCGGTCCTCCAGGTCGTCCTGCACCTCGTCGTTGCCGGTGAGATACCAGCTGCGGTACGCGACGGCCAGCAGGAACGCGGTGAGCCCGAAGGTGATGACGATGGCGGTGAGGACCATCGCCTGCGGCAGCGCGTCGCTCATCCGGTCGACGGGCGCGGCGCCGACGACGGGCGCGTCCCCGGACCGGCCGGCGAGCAGGATCAGCAGGTTGACCCCGTTGCCGAGCAGGATGAGGCCGAGCAGGATCCGGGTCAGGCTGCGCTCCAGCAGCAGGGTGACGCCGGCGCCGGCGAGCACCCCGACGGCGACGACCAGCACCAGGGTCGCTCCGCTGCTGTTCACGGCCGCTGCCCCTGCGGGTCGACGATCAGCCCGCGTTCGGTCTTGCCGGCCGCCTCGATGTGCCGGTCGACCTCCGCGCCGAGGCTGCGCAGGATGTCCAGCACCAGGCCGACCACGATCAGGTACACCCCGATGTCGAAGAAGAGCGACGTGACGACATAGAAGCCGCCGACGCCGGGCAGCCACAGGTCGAGCTTCGCGCTCTGGAGCACGGACCCACCGGCGAGGAGGGCGCACGCGCCGGTGCCGACGGACACCGCCAGCCCGGCCCCGAGGATCGTGCCGGCCCCGACGGGGGCCGCCTCGGCCAGCTCGTACCGGCCGCCGGCGAGGTAGCGCACGGCCAGGGCGAGGCTGGCGACCAGGCCGCCGGAGAAGCCGCCGCCGGGCGCGTTGTGGCCGGAGAAGAGCAGGAACAGGGAGAACAGCACGATGGTGTGGAAGAGCAGCCGGGTGACCACCTCGAAGACGATGGACCGGCGGCGCTCGGCGAGGGTGGGGCCGCCGCGCAGCCACACCGGCCGCTGCGGGCCCCGCCGGGCGGGGCGCTCGGGGCGGGGGCGACGCGGGCGGGGACCGGTGCGGGACCGCTGGAAGATCAGGCTGGCCACCCCGGTCGCGGTCACCACGAGCACCGAGATCTCGCCCATGGTGTCCCAGGCCCGGATGTCGACCAGGGTCACGTTGACCACGTTGCGGCCGTGCCCCTCGCTGACGGCGAGGTCGGGGAAGGCCCGCGAGACCGACGGCGCGGTGCGGGCGCCCACCGCGACCAGGCAGAGCCCGGCGAGGACGAGCCCGACGGCGGCCCCGACGGCGCGGCGCGCCCACCGGCTGCGGCGCAGCGGGCGGGCGGAGAACCGTTCGGGCAGCCGGCGCAGCACCAGCACGAAGACCGCGATGGTCGCCGTCTCCACCAGGAACTGGGTGAGCGCCAGGTCGGGCGCGCCGTACAGGACGAACATCATCGCGGTGCCGTAGCCGGTGACCCCGACCAGCAGCATGGCGGTGAGCCGGCGACGCGCGCCGACGGCGAGCAGCGCGGCGACCGCCGCCACCACGCCGACGACCAGTTGCAGCGGCGTGTCCCACAGCGGGACCCGCTGCCGCCACGGGCCGGCGGCCAGCATCGCCCCGCCGGGCACGACGACGAGGACCAGCAGGATCGTGCCGAGGTACAGCGGCAGGGAGCCGCGCTGGGTGGCGCTGGTGACCTCGATGGCGAGCCGGTCGAAGCGGTGGGTCAGCCACTCGTACCCCTGGGCGCCGCCGACCGGCGCGCGCAGCCGGGCCAGCGCGGGGGCGAGCGGGCCGCGCAGCGCGAACAGCGCCGCGCCGCCGGCCAGGGCCAGGGCGGACAGGCCGAGCGCCAGGGTCGGCCCGTGCCAGAGCGCGAGGTGCTCGGGCACCGGGCCGAAGAGCTCGGCGTACGGGCGCAGCAGCGCGCCGGTCGGGCCGGCGGCCAACCCGGCGGCCAGCCCGGCGACGGCCAGCAGGGCGGGCGGCCCGAGCATGGCGGCGGGCACGGGTTGCGGCTCGGTCCGTTCGGCGTGCGGGCGCGTGCCGAACGCGCCCCAGACGAAGCGGGCCGTGTAGGCGACGGTGAGCACCGTGCCGGCGACGAGCCCGGCGAGGACCACCGGCTGGTCGGTGAACGCGGCGAGGACGGCCTCCTTCGCGACGAAGCCGACCAGCGGGGGCAGCCCGGCCATCGAGGCGGCGGCCAGCGTCCCGACGGCGGCCAGCAGCGGGGCCCGCCGCCCGAGCCCGGACAGTTCCCGCAGGTCGCGGGTGCCGGCGCTGTGGTCGATCGCGCCGACGACGAGGAACAGGGCCGCCTTGAACAGGGCGTGCGCGAGCAGCATCGCCGTGCCCGCGAGGGCGGCTTTCGGGGTGCCCGCGCCGAGCGCCACGGTGAGCAGGCCGAGCTGGCTGACGGTGCCGTACGCCAGCAGCAGCTTCAGGTCGCACTGGCGCAGCGCGGCCCACCCGCCGGCCAGCATGGTGAGCAGGCCGGCGGTGACCGTCACGGGCCGCCACGGGCCGGCGGTGGCCAGCACGGGGGCGAGCAGGCCGAGCAGGTAGACGCCGGCCTTCACCATCGCCGCCGCGTGCAGGTACGCGCTGACCGGCGTCGGCGCGCACATCGCCTGCGGCAGCCAGCCGCTGAACGGCAGGACAGCCGACTTGGCCAGCGCCCCGGCCAGCACCAGCAGCACGGCGGTGACCAGGTAGCCGCCGGCCGGCAGCCCGGCCCCGGCGAGTTCCGACCAGCGGTAGCCGCCGGTGTGCCGGCCGAGCATCAGGAAGCCGACGAGCATCGCCAGCCCGCCGAACGTGGTGACCGTGAGCGCCTGCGCCGCCGCCCACCGGCTGGCCCGCCGCTCGGCGCTGTGCCCGATCAGCAGGTAGGAGAAGACCGTGGTCAGCTCCCAGAAGACGTAGAGCAGCAGCAGGTCGTCGGCGAGGACGAGGCCGAGCATCGCGCCGGCGAAGGCCACCAGCACGGCCGCGAACCGGGCCAGCCCGGCCGAGCCGGCGGCGAAGTAGCGCGCGCAGTAGACCAGCACGAGCGCGCCGACGCCGCCGACGAGCAGGGTCATCAGCCAGGACAGGGTGGTCAGCCGCAGCGCCAGCTCCAGCCGCAGTTGCGGCACCCAGTGGTACGCCTCGACGACCGCGCCGCCGTCGCGCACCGCCGGCGTGCGGGCCACGGCCCAGCCGAACGCGGCGGCCGGCACGAGCGCGAGGGGGTAGCAGGCGCGCGGTCCCCACCACCGGACCAGCAGCGGCGCGACGAGCGCCGCCACCAGGTGGAGGATCAGCAGTACGAGCACCCGCGCTCCCGGTCGTGGTGGCAGCAGCGCGCCCGAGGGAGACGCCTATCAGCGATCAGACGCCAGTTTCCGGCCCGATGGGCGCTTTTGCCGGAATTTTCCGGGCCCCCATGCGCAAGGGCCCGGCTCCGCGCGCCGGGGCCGCGAGCATCGCTTGGCTATCCTCGCCGCCGTGAACGCAGTGGAGATCGAAGCACCAGTCGTCGGCGTCACCGTCTATCCGGACCGGGCCCGGGTCACCCGCCGGGGCAGCGCCCGGCTGGCCGCCGGCGAGCACCGGGTACGCGTCGCCCCGTTGCCGCTGGGGCTGCACCGGGACTCGCTGCGGGTCGGCGGCCGGGGCGCGGCGACCGTGCTCGGCGTGGACGTGACCACGTGGCGGCAGGCGCGCAGCGCCGACGGGCAGGTCCGCGAGCTGGAGGAGCGCAGCCGGGAGCTGGCCGACGAGCTGGCCGGGGTCGACGATGCGTACGCGGTCGAGGAGCAGCGGGGGCAGTTCCTCTCCGGGCTGGCCGAGCGGGCCGGTGGCACGTACGCCCGCGCGCTCGCCGCCGGTGACGCCGAGCCGGCCGACGTGGCGACCTTCGCCGACTCGGTGGCCGGGCAGCTCGCCGACTCCCACGGGCGGCGTCGGGAGTTGACCCGGCGGCGGACCGAGCTGGCCGAGGAGCTGGCGGCGGTGCGGCGGCAGTTGGAGGCCGCGCACGGCAAGCGGGAGCCGGACCGGCTGGCCGCCGAGGTGACGGTGGCGGTGGACGCCGACGACGCCGAGCTGGACCTGGAGCTGACCTACCTGGTCGACGGGGCCCGCTGGCAGCCCTCCTACGACCTGCGGCTGGTCGACGACGCGGTGACCGTGACCTGGTTCGGCCTGGTCAGTCAGGACACCGGCGAGGACTGGCCGGAGTGCGTGCTCCAGCTCTCGACCGCCCGGCCGGCGGCGGCGACGGGCGTGCCCGAGCTGTCGCCCTGGTATCTCGACCGGGTCCGGCCGCTGCCCCGGGCGGCCATGCCGGCGGCGGGCTTCGGCGGGCCGCCGGTGCCCGCGCCGCCCGCCGGGCCGGCGTTCGAGGTCGCCGTGGGGGGCGGGGCGGCCCGCGCGGGCGCGCCGCGCCCCAAGGTGCACGAGAGCGTGGCCACGGTCGAGCAGGGCGTCAGCGCCGCCACCTACCGGCCGGCGCGCCCGGTGGCGGTGCCGGCGGACGGCAGCGCGTACCGGGCGACGATCGCCGTGCTGGAGCTGCCGGCGCGACTGGACCACGTGACCGTGCCGGTGCGCGCGGCCGAGGCGCACCTGCGGGCGACGGTGCGCAACACCTCGGCGCACACGCTGCTGCCCGGCCCGGCGGCGGTCTTTCACGGGGCCGACTTCGTCGCGTCCACCCGGCTGCCGACGTGGGCGCCCGGCGAGGAGACCGAGCTGGCGCTCGGGGTGGACGACCGGGTGCGGGTGGAGCGGAAGCTGGGCCGGCGCGCCGAGACCCGGGCCACGCTCGGCTCGACCCGGCGACGGGACGTGGAATACCGGATCTCGGTGGCCAACCACACGCCCCGGCCGGCGACGGTGGAGGTGCGCGACCAGTTGCCGGTGTCCCGCGACGAGGCGGTGGTCGTGCGGGAGGCCACCATCGCCCCGCCGCCGGCCGAGCGCACCGAGCTGGGCGAGCTGACCTGGCGGCTGCGGCTCGAACCGGGCGACACCGGCGAGATCACCATGGGCTTCCGGGTCGAGCTGGCCAAGGG
This genomic window contains:
- a CDS encoding Na(+)/H(+) antiporter subunit C, which encodes MNSSGATLVLVVAVGVLAGAGVTLLLERSLTRILLGLILLGNGVNLLILLAGRSGDAPVVGAAPVDRMSDALPQAMVLTAIVITFGLTAFLLAVAYRSWYLTGNDEVQDDLEDRQVAELAARNELPARDLGGEGADGDPEQVDPEPHLRRQHRGETP
- a CDS encoding monovalent cation/H+ antiporter complex subunit F, producing MKVALATVLTVLLSVTALLALARMYRGPSLLDRVIAADVLLNTMAGAVGAEAAVNRHATTLPVLVVLSLLGFVGAVALVRFAVREEP
- a CDS encoding Na+/H+ antiporter subunit D; translation: MTGYGPLVPLPVVVPLLGAALTLLLANRPRLQRAVSVVVLATTLAVAVVLLVEAYRHGPVVVSIGGWPPPVGIVLVADQLAALMLVVSSAVTLCVLLYSIGQGRGDIGESAPVTIYHPTYLVLTAGVTNAFLAGDLFNLFVGFEILLAASFVLITLGGTEGRIRTGSTYVVVSILSSMIFLAGVGLVYAATGTLNMAQLAGRLDALPADVRLALQLSLLLAFGIKAAVFPLSAWLPDSYPTAPAPVTAVFAGLLTKVGVYAVIRTETLLFPGGQVAGLLMVVAGLTMVVGILGAVAQSDMKRLFSFTLVSHIGYMIFGVALSSVAGLSGAIFYVVHHITIQTTLFLVAGLVEARAGSTDLRRLGGLARVAPLLGVLFFVPAMNLAGIPPLSGFLGKLGLLQAGVGEGGVLPWALVAAGTVTSLLTLYVASRVWNIAFWRAPRLAAADPPTRLPALMVGATTALVALGLVLTVAAGPLFGVTTDAATDLRARTPYVRAVLPGGAP
- the mnhG gene encoding monovalent cation/H(+) antiporter subunit G, which produces MADWLGAGCLVAGALLSLAAGIGVLRFPDVLDRMHAATKPQVLGVLLLLAGVALRLRTPDDIGMIVLVAVFQLATAPVAAQMVGRAAYRSGRVDRSLLDTDELADEG
- a CDS encoding Na+/H+ antiporter subunit E — translated: MTGRAGGGRRRGPVVDPDAPVTRARARIGRWRDRLLTLAWMALIWCLLWGRFSWGNLLGGLLVGGAVLLFFPLPPVTFGGRLRPRTLLDLAVRFVTELVSASIHVAWIAVRPGYRPRGAIIAVRLRVRTDLNLALTAEAISLVPGTLIVEVDRGRGLLYVHVLDVRGPQDLADSRDRILATEGRIVRAIGSAAELRLLTAPAAPPGPASRSGPTGSVPPSGPVPPTGPVPPSGPVPPSGPVRPSGPVRPTERGADQ
- a CDS encoding Na+/H+ antiporter subunit A; translated protein: MLVLLILHLVAALVAPLLVRWWGPRACYPLALVPAAAFGWAVARTPAVRDGGAVVEAYHWVPQLRLELALRLTTLSWLMTLLVGGVGALVLVYCARYFAAGSAGLARFAAVLVAFAGAMLGLVLADDLLLLYVFWELTTVFSYLLIGHSAERRASRWAAAQALTVTTFGGLAMLVGFLMLGRHTGGYRWSELAGAGLPAGGYLVTAVLLVLAGALAKSAVLPFSGWLPQAMCAPTPVSAYLHAAAMVKAGVYLLGLLAPVLATAGPWRPVTVTAGLLTMLAGGWAALRQCDLKLLLAYGTVSQLGLLTVALGAGTPKAALAGTAMLLAHALFKAALFLVVGAIDHSAGTRDLRELSGLGRRAPLLAAVGTLAAASMAGLPPLVGFVAKEAVLAAFTDQPVVLAGLVAGTVLTVAYTARFVWGAFGTRPHAERTEPQPVPAAMLGPPALLAVAGLAAGLAAGPTGALLRPYAELFGPVPEHLALWHGPTLALGLSALALAGGAALFALRGPLAPALARLRAPVGGAQGYEWLTHRFDRLAIEVTSATQRGSLPLYLGTILLVLVVVPGGAMLAAGPWRQRVPLWDTPLQLVVGVVAAVAALLAVGARRRLTAMLLVGVTGYGTAMMFVLYGAPDLALTQFLVETATIAVFVLVLRRLPERFSARPLRRSRWARRAVGAAVGLVLAGLCLVAVGARTAPSVSRAFPDLAVSEGHGRNVVNVTLVDIRAWDTMGEISVLVVTATGVASLIFQRSRTGPRPRRPRPERPARRGPQRPVWLRGGPTLAERRRSIVFEVVTRLLFHTIVLFSLFLLFSGHNAPGGGFSGGLVASLALAVRYLAGGRYELAEAAPVGAGTILGAGLAVSVGTGACALLAGGSVLQSAKLDLWLPGVGGFYVVTSLFFDIGVYLIVVGLVLDILRSLGAEVDRHIEAAGKTERGLIVDPQGQRP
- a CDS encoding DUF4139 domain-containing protein, yielding MNAVEIEAPVVGVTVYPDRARVTRRGSARLAAGEHRVRVAPLPLGLHRDSLRVGGRGAATVLGVDVTTWRQARSADGQVRELEERSRELADELAGVDDAYAVEEQRGQFLSGLAERAGGTYARALAAGDAEPADVATFADSVAGQLADSHGRRRELTRRRTELAEELAAVRRQLEAAHGKREPDRLAAEVTVAVDADDAELDLELTYLVDGARWQPSYDLRLVDDAVTVTWFGLVSQDTGEDWPECVLQLSTARPAAATGVPELSPWYLDRVRPLPRAAMPAAGFGGPPVPAPPAGPAFEVAVGGGAARAGAPRPKVHESVATVEQGVSAATYRPARPVAVPADGSAYRATIAVLELPARLDHVTVPVRAAEAHLRATVRNTSAHTLLPGPAAVFHGADFVASTRLPTWAPGEETELALGVDDRVRVERKLGRRAETRATLGSTRRRDVEYRISVANHTPRPATVEVRDQLPVSRDEAVVVREATIAPPPAERTELGELTWRLRLEPGDTGEITMGFRVELAKGVELAGWRE